In the Mycolicibacterium thermoresistibile genome, one interval contains:
- a CDS encoding decaprenyl diphosphate synthase has product MVSKREGDRTAKRWSAERGHTGSSQVYPQLPAPPADYPTFPDKSTWPVVFPELPPNTNGRFARPPQHPSRAVAPRIPADQVPNHVAVVMDGNGRWATQRGLHRTEGHKMGEAVLIDITCGAIEIGIKHLTVYAFSTENWKRSPEEVRFLMGFNREVVRRRRENLNDMGVKMRWVGSRPRMWRSVIKEFEIAENMTLDNDVITINYCVNYGGRAEITEAARSIAKEAVAGRINPDRITEKTVARHLHRPDIPDVDLFIRTSGEQRASNFLLWQSAYAEFVFQDKLWPDYDRRDLWAACEEYVRRNRRFGRA; this is encoded by the coding sequence ATGGTGTCGAAGCGGGAAGGGGACCGGACGGCCAAGCGGTGGTCGGCTGAGCGCGGGCACACGGGCTCGTCACAGGTGTATCCGCAGCTCCCGGCGCCGCCGGCGGACTATCCGACCTTCCCGGACAAGTCGACGTGGCCGGTGGTGTTCCCGGAGCTGCCGCCCAACACCAACGGCAGGTTCGCCCGTCCCCCGCAACACCCCTCCAGGGCGGTCGCGCCGCGGATTCCGGCCGATCAGGTGCCCAACCACGTCGCGGTGGTGATGGACGGGAACGGCCGCTGGGCCACCCAACGGGGCCTGCACCGCACCGAGGGTCACAAGATGGGCGAGGCGGTGCTCATCGACATCACCTGCGGGGCGATCGAGATCGGCATCAAACACCTCACCGTCTACGCGTTCTCCACCGAGAACTGGAAACGCAGCCCCGAAGAGGTGCGCTTCCTGATGGGCTTCAACCGGGAGGTGGTGCGGCGCCGTCGGGAGAACCTCAACGACATGGGTGTGAAGATGCGCTGGGTGGGCTCCCGCCCCCGGATGTGGCGCAGCGTGATCAAGGAATTCGAGATCGCCGAGAACATGACGTTGGACAACGACGTCATCACCATCAACTACTGCGTGAACTACGGCGGCCGGGCCGAGATCACCGAGGCGGCCCGCTCGATCGCCAAGGAGGCGGTCGCCGGCCGGATCAATCCGGACCGGATCACCGAGAAGACCGTCGCCCGGCATCTGCACCGCCCCGACATCCCGGACGTGGACCTGTTCATCCGCACCTCCGGTGAGCAGCGGGCCAGCAACTTTTTGCTCTGGCAGTCGGCCTACGCCGAGTTCGTGTTCCAGGACAAGCTGTGGCCCGACTACGACCGGCGCGATCTGTGGGCGGCGTGTGAGGAGTACGTGCGGCGCAACCGGCGCTTCGGCCGGGCCTGA
- a CDS encoding amidase translates to MVDAYKPPAKLPTLTDLLYQLASGAVTSQELVRRSLRAIEASQSTLNAFRVVLADRALAEAAEADRKRAAGEHLPLLGVPIAVKDDVDIAGVPTRFGAVGDVPPATEDAEVVRRLRAAGAVIVGKTHTCELGQWPFTSGPAFGHTRNPWSPRHTPGGSSGGSAAAVAAGLVTAAIGSDGAGSVRIPAAWTHLVGIKPQRGRISTWPLPEAFNGITVHGVLARTVTDAALVLDAASGNAPGDLHQPPPVRVSDYVGQAPGPLRIAVSTKFPFTLFRAKLHPEIRAAVQTVADQLEQLGHTVFPADPEYTVGMSWSFLSRSTAGLLDWSRRLGDNVLWDKRTVANMRLGRLLSESALRKARAREAAAQRRMSWIFNIADVVLAPTTALPPPEVHAFDQLGGLATDRLMIKACPVTWPWNLLGWPSINVPAGFTSDGLPIGVQLMGPANSEPLLVSLAAALEGINGWAARQPRPWWLTPPAAPPAPAPAPARELRASA, encoded by the coding sequence ATGGTCGACGCGTACAAACCCCCAGCCAAGCTGCCGACCCTCACCGACCTGCTCTACCAGCTGGCGAGCGGTGCCGTCACCTCCCAGGAACTGGTACGCCGGTCGTTGCGGGCAATCGAGGCCAGCCAGTCGACCCTGAACGCGTTCCGGGTGGTGCTGGCCGATCGAGCGCTGGCCGAGGCCGCCGAAGCGGACCGCAAACGCGCTGCGGGCGAACATCTTCCGCTGCTGGGCGTGCCGATCGCCGTCAAAGACGACGTGGACATCGCAGGGGTACCCACCCGGTTCGGCGCTGTCGGCGATGTGCCGCCGGCCACCGAGGACGCCGAGGTGGTGCGCCGGCTGCGCGCCGCCGGGGCGGTCATCGTCGGCAAGACCCACACCTGTGAACTGGGCCAGTGGCCGTTCACCAGCGGCCCGGCGTTCGGCCACACCCGCAATCCGTGGTCGCCCCGGCACACCCCGGGCGGCTCCTCGGGCGGCAGCGCCGCAGCGGTGGCGGCCGGCCTGGTCACCGCCGCCATCGGCTCCGACGGCGCGGGCAGTGTGCGGATTCCCGCCGCCTGGACACATCTGGTCGGGATCAAACCGCAGCGCGGCCGGATCTCCACCTGGCCGTTGCCGGAGGCGTTCAACGGCATCACCGTGCACGGGGTGCTGGCCCGCACCGTCACCGACGCGGCGCTGGTGCTCGACGCGGCGTCGGGCAATGCGCCCGGTGATCTGCACCAGCCGCCACCGGTCCGGGTGTCGGACTATGTCGGGCAGGCGCCCGGCCCACTGAGGATCGCGGTGTCGACCAAGTTCCCGTTCACGCTGTTCCGCGCGAAGCTGCATCCGGAGATCCGGGCCGCCGTGCAGACCGTGGCCGACCAACTCGAACAACTCGGCCACACCGTGTTCCCCGCCGATCCGGAATACACCGTGGGCATGTCGTGGAGTTTCCTGTCCCGGTCCACCGCCGGACTGCTGGACTGGTCCCGCCGGCTCGGTGACAACGTGCTGTGGGACAAACGCACCGTGGCCAACATGCGGCTGGGCCGGCTGCTGTCGGAGAGCGCGCTGCGCAAGGCGCGGGCCCGGGAGGCGGCCGCCCAGCGGCGGATGAGCTGGATCTTCAACATCGCCGATGTGGTGTTGGCGCCGACGACGGCGCTGCCGCCGCCGGAGGTGCACGCCTTCGATCAGCTCGGCGGGCTGGCCACCGACCGGCTGATGATCAAGGCCTGCCCCGTCACCTGGCCGTGGAATCTGCTCGGCTGGCCGTCGATCAACGTGCCGGCCGGTTTCACCTCCGACGGACTGCCGATCGGGGTGCAGCTGATGGGGCCGGCGAACAGCGAGCCGCTGCTCGTCTCGCTGGCCGCCGCGCTGGAGGGCATCAACGGCTGGGCCGCGCGGCAGCCCCGGCCGTGGTGGCTCACTCCCCCGGCCGCCCCGCCCGCCCCGGCGCCCGCGCCGGCCCGCGAGTTGCGGGCGTCGGCCTGA
- the recO gene encoding DNA repair protein RecO, with protein MRLYRDRAVVLRQHKLGEADRIVTLLTREHGLVRAVAKGVRRTRSKFGARLEPFAHIDVQLHPGRNLDIVTQVQAIDAFAADIVSDYGRYTCACAMLETAERLAGEERAPVPALHRLTVAALRAVADGSRPRDLVLDAYLLRAMGIAGWAPALTECARCAAPGPHRAFHIAAGGSVCLHCRPAGAVTPPQAVLELMSALHDGDWEFAQASSPAHRSQASGLIAAHLQWHLERKLRTLPLVERSHRVDRTLAEHRAAVAADHRAAGFGQDMAHGVEAGRGPDGQAVVG; from the coding sequence ATGCGGCTGTACCGGGATCGTGCGGTGGTGCTTCGCCAGCACAAGCTCGGCGAGGCGGACCGGATCGTCACCCTGCTCACCCGTGAGCACGGTTTGGTGCGCGCGGTGGCCAAGGGGGTGCGGCGCACCCGCAGCAAGTTCGGCGCCCGGCTGGAACCGTTCGCCCACATCGACGTTCAGCTCCATCCCGGACGCAACCTCGACATCGTGACCCAGGTGCAGGCCATCGACGCGTTCGCGGCCGACATCGTCAGCGATTACGGCCGTTACACCTGCGCCTGCGCCATGCTGGAGACCGCCGAACGGCTCGCCGGGGAGGAGCGCGCCCCGGTGCCGGCGTTGCATCGGCTGACCGTCGCCGCCCTGCGCGCGGTGGCCGACGGCAGCCGCCCGCGCGATCTGGTGCTCGACGCGTATCTGTTGCGCGCCATGGGGATCGCCGGATGGGCGCCCGCGTTGACCGAATGTGCCCGGTGCGCCGCGCCGGGCCCGCACCGGGCCTTCCACATCGCCGCCGGCGGCAGCGTCTGCCTGCACTGCCGGCCGGCCGGGGCGGTGACCCCGCCGCAGGCGGTGCTGGAGTTGATGAGCGCGCTGCACGACGGGGACTGGGAGTTCGCCCAGGCCTCCTCGCCGGCGCACCGCAGTCAGGCCAGCGGTCTGATCGCGGCGCACCTGCAGTGGCACCTCGAACGCAAGCTGCGAACGTTGCCGCTGGTCGAGCGATCCCACCGGGTGGACCGCACCCTTGCTGAGCACCGCGCCGCGGTGGCTGCCGATCACCGCGCCGCGGGGTTCGGGCAGGATATGGCCCATGGTGTCGAAGCGGGAAGGGGACCGGACGGCCAAGCGGTGGTCGGCTGA
- the thyX gene encoding FAD-dependent thymidylate synthase encodes MAEIAPLRVQLIAKTEFLAPPDVPWSTDADGGEALVEFAGRACYQSWSKPNPKTATNAAYIRHIIDVGHLSVLEHASVSFYITGISRSCTHELIRHRHFSYSQLSQRYVPDGDARVVLPPGLEDDPELQEIFTAAADAGHAAYTELLTRLQAALADQPNAVLRRKQARQAARAVLPNATETRIVVTGNYRAWRHFIAVRASEQADLEIRRLAIECLRRLTEVAPAAFADFEIATLADGTEVATSPLATEA; translated from the coding sequence GTGGCCGAGATCGCGCCGCTTCGAGTGCAGCTGATCGCCAAGACGGAGTTCTTGGCGCCCCCCGACGTGCCGTGGAGCACCGACGCCGACGGTGGTGAGGCGCTGGTGGAGTTCGCCGGCCGGGCGTGCTACCAGAGCTGGTCGAAACCCAACCCGAAGACCGCGACCAACGCGGCCTACATCCGCCACATCATCGACGTCGGGCACCTGTCGGTGCTCGAACACGCGTCGGTGTCGTTCTACATCACCGGGATCTCCCGGTCCTGCACCCACGAGCTGATCCGGCACCGCCACTTCTCCTATTCGCAGCTGTCGCAGCGCTACGTCCCGGACGGCGACGCCCGCGTGGTGCTGCCGCCCGGTCTGGAGGACGATCCCGAGCTGCAGGAGATCTTCACCGCGGCCGCCGACGCCGGCCACGCCGCCTACACCGAACTGCTGACCCGGCTCCAGGCCGCGCTCGCCGACCAGCCCAACGCCGTGTTGCGCCGCAAACAGGCACGTCAAGCCGCCCGAGCGGTGCTGCCCAACGCGACCGAGACGCGCATCGTGGTGACCGGAAACTACCGGGCTTGGCGGCATTTCATCGCGGTGCGGGCCAGCGAACAGGCTGATCTGGAGATCCGGAGGCTGGCCATCGAATGTCTGCGTCGGCTGACCGAGGTCGCCCCGGCGGCCTTCGCCGACTTCGAGATCGCGACGCTCGCTGACGGCACCGAAGTGGCCACCAGCCCACTGGCCACCGAAGCGTGA
- a CDS encoding putative quinol monooxygenase: MPVVVVASLTAKPESVDTVREACKRAVEAVHKEPGCDLYALHQTDRTFVFIEQWADEEALRTHSAAPAVTTMFAEIGEHLDGAPDIKMLQPVPAGDPAKGQVRG, encoded by the coding sequence ATGCCTGTTGTCGTCGTCGCCTCGCTCACCGCCAAACCGGAGTCGGTCGACACCGTCCGGGAGGCCTGCAAACGGGCCGTCGAGGCGGTGCACAAGGAGCCGGGATGCGACCTGTACGCGCTGCATCAGACCGATCGCACCTTCGTGTTCATCGAACAGTGGGCCGACGAGGAGGCGCTGAGGACCCACAGCGCCGCGCCCGCGGTGACGACGATGTTCGCCGAGATCGGGGAGCACCTCGACGGCGCCCCCGACATCAAGATGCTGCAGCCCGTCCCGGCGGGTGACCCCGCCAAGGGTCAGGTCCGTGGCTGA
- a CDS encoding mycofactocin-coupled SDR family oxidoreductase — MADRQPGPDLPPGRSDSLRGRVAFITGAARGQGRAHAVRLASEGADVIAVDLCDQIASVPYPLAGADDLAETARMVEEAGGRIVARQADVRDRDGLQQALQAGLDELGRLDIVIANAGIAPLQSGPDGWRDVIDVNLTGVHHTVEVAVPTLVEQGDGGSIVLISSVAGLVGMGGAKPGALGYTAAKHGIVGLMRQYANLLAPHHIRVNSVHPTGVDTPMIDNEFTRQFLQQVLAEAQRPMDMGNALPVQAIEPEDVANAVAWLVSDAARYVTGVALPVDAGSVNKR; from the coding sequence GTGGCTGACCGGCAGCCCGGGCCGGACCTCCCGCCCGGCAGGTCCGATTCGCTGCGCGGCAGGGTGGCGTTCATCACCGGGGCCGCGCGCGGGCAGGGCCGGGCGCATGCGGTGCGGCTGGCCTCCGAGGGCGCCGACGTGATCGCGGTGGACCTGTGCGATCAGATCGCGTCGGTGCCCTACCCGCTGGCCGGCGCCGACGATCTGGCGGAGACCGCCAGGATGGTCGAGGAGGCCGGCGGGCGCATCGTGGCCCGGCAGGCCGACGTCCGGGACCGCGACGGGCTGCAGCAGGCCCTGCAGGCCGGTCTCGACGAACTCGGCCGGCTGGACATCGTGATCGCCAACGCCGGCATCGCTCCCCTGCAGAGCGGCCCCGACGGATGGCGCGACGTCATCGACGTCAACCTGACCGGAGTGCACCACACCGTGGAGGTCGCCGTCCCCACCCTGGTGGAGCAGGGCGACGGCGGGTCGATCGTGTTGATCAGCTCGGTGGCCGGTCTGGTCGGGATGGGCGGCGCCAAGCCCGGTGCGCTCGGCTACACCGCGGCCAAACACGGCATCGTGGGGTTGATGCGCCAGTACGCCAACCTGTTGGCCCCGCACCACATCCGGGTGAACTCGGTGCATCCGACCGGGGTGGACACGCCGATGATCGACAACGAGTTCACCCGGCAGTTCCTGCAGCAGGTGCTCGCCGAGGCGCAGCGGCCGATGGACATGGGCAATGCCCTGCCGGTGCAGGCGATCGAACCCGAGGACGTCGCCAACGCGGTGGCGTGGCTGGTGTCCGACGCGGCCCGGTATGTCACCGGGGTGGCGCTGCCGGTGGACGCCGGCTCGGTCAACAAGCGCTGA
- a CDS encoding ArsR/SmtB family transcription factor translates to MKTISDFASAEPSVAHGHHHGVPPSELPPRAVLETAGDLLRALAAPVRIAIVLQLRGATRCVHELVDALGVPQPLVSQHLRILKAAGVVAGERSGREVMYRLVDEHLVDIVVAAVSHAGEGEP, encoded by the coding sequence ATGAAAACCATTTCCGATTTCGCCTCCGCGGAGCCGTCGGTGGCGCACGGTCACCACCACGGTGTGCCGCCGTCCGAGCTGCCCCCGCGAGCGGTGCTCGAGACCGCCGGCGACCTGCTGCGGGCGCTGGCCGCCCCCGTGCGCATCGCGATCGTGTTGCAGTTGCGCGGGGCGACGCGGTGCGTCCACGAGTTGGTCGACGCGCTGGGGGTGCCGCAGCCGCTGGTCAGCCAGCATCTGCGGATCCTGAAGGCGGCCGGGGTGGTGGCCGGGGAGCGGTCCGGCCGCGAGGTGATGTATCGCCTCGTCGACGAGCATCTGGTGGACATCGTCGTCGCCGCGGTCAGCCACGCCGGTGAGGGCGAGCCGTGA
- a CDS encoding glycine--tRNA ligase has protein sequence MASIIDTVANLAKRRGFVYQSGEIYGGTRSAWDYGPLGVELKENIKRQWWKSMVTAREDVVGIDTSIILPREVWVASGHVDVFHDPLVECLNCHRRHRQDHLQEALAGKKGLDNPDDVPMDEVVCPDCGTKGRWTEPREFNMMLKTYLGPIESDEGLHYLRPETAQGIFTNFANVVTTARKKPPFGIAQTGKSFRNEITPGNFIFRTREFEQMEMEFFVEPSTAKEWHQYWIDTRLQWYVDLGIDRDNLRLYEHPPEKLSHYAERTVDIEYKYGFAGDPWGELEGIANRTDFDLSTHSKHSGVDLSYYDQATDTRYVPYVIEPAAGLTRSLMAFLIDAYSEDEAPNAKGGVDKRTVLRFDPRLAPVKVAVLPLSRHADLSPKARDLAAELRQHWNVEFDDAGAIGRRYRRQDEVGTPYCVTVDFDSLEDNAVTVRERDSMAQERISIDQVTDYLAVRLKGC, from the coding sequence GTGGCGTCCATCATCGACACGGTTGCAAACCTCGCGAAACGGCGCGGCTTCGTCTACCAGTCCGGCGAGATCTACGGCGGTACCCGCTCCGCGTGGGACTACGGTCCGCTCGGGGTGGAACTGAAGGAGAACATCAAGCGGCAGTGGTGGAAGTCCATGGTCACCGCCCGCGAGGACGTCGTCGGAATCGACACGTCGATCATCCTGCCCCGCGAGGTGTGGGTGGCGTCCGGCCACGTCGACGTCTTCCACGACCCGCTGGTGGAGTGCCTCAACTGCCACCGGCGGCACCGTCAGGACCACCTCCAGGAGGCGCTGGCCGGTAAGAAGGGGCTGGACAACCCGGACGACGTGCCGATGGACGAGGTGGTCTGCCCGGACTGCGGCACCAAGGGCCGCTGGACCGAGCCCCGCGAGTTCAACATGATGCTCAAGACCTACCTCGGGCCGATCGAGAGCGACGAGGGTCTGCACTATCTGCGGCCGGAGACCGCGCAGGGCATCTTCACCAACTTCGCCAACGTGGTCACCACGGCGCGCAAGAAGCCGCCGTTCGGCATCGCCCAGACCGGCAAGAGCTTCCGCAACGAGATCACCCCGGGCAACTTCATCTTCCGCACCCGCGAGTTCGAGCAGATGGAGATGGAGTTCTTCGTCGAGCCGTCCACCGCCAAGGAATGGCACCAGTACTGGATCGACACCCGGCTGCAGTGGTACGTCGACCTCGGAATCGACCGGGACAACCTGCGGCTCTACGAACATCCGCCGGAGAAGCTGTCGCACTACGCCGAACGCACCGTCGACATCGAGTACAAGTACGGGTTCGCCGGCGACCCCTGGGGTGAGCTGGAGGGCATCGCCAACCGCACCGATTTCGACCTGAGCACCCACAGCAAGCATTCCGGCGTCGACCTGTCGTACTACGACCAGGCCACCGACACCCGCTACGTGCCGTACGTCATCGAACCGGCAGCCGGGCTCACCCGGTCGCTGATGGCGTTCCTGATCGACGCGTACTCCGAGGACGAGGCGCCCAACGCCAAGGGCGGCGTCGACAAGCGCACGGTGTTGCGGTTCGATCCGCGGCTGGCGCCGGTCAAGGTGGCGGTGCTGCCGCTGTCCCGGCACGCCGACCTGTCGCCGAAGGCCCGGGACCTGGCCGCCGAACTGCGGCAGCACTGGAACGTCGAGTTCGACGACGCCGGCGCGATCGGCCGGCGCTACCGCCGCCAGGACGAGGTCGGCACCCCGTACTGCGTGACCGTCGACTTCGACTCCCTGGAGGACAACGCCGTGACGGTCCGGGAGCGCGACAGCATGGCCCAGGAGCGGATCTCGATCGACCAGGTCACCGACTACCTGGCCGTCCGGCTCAAGGGCTGCTGA
- the dapA gene encoding 4-hydroxy-tetrahydrodipicolinate synthase — MSTGGFDVTAQLGTVLTAMVTPFKKDGSLDLDAAASLANRLVDAGCDGLVVSGTTGEAPTTTDDEKLQLLRTVLDAVGDRARIIAGAGTYDTAHSVRLAKACQDAGAHGLLLVTPYYSRPPQDGLYAHFTTIADAVEVPIVLYDIPPRSVVPLAWDTIRRLSEHRNIVAIKDAKGDLHGAAQIIAETGLAYYSGDDSLNLPWLAVGAVGFISVWGHLAAGQLRDMLTAFNSGDMTTARKIAVTLSPLNAAQTRLGGVSMSKAGLRLLGIEVGDPRLPQVPPGPEQLRLLADDMRAAAVLR; from the coding sequence GTGAGTACCGGCGGATTCGATGTGACGGCCCAACTGGGCACCGTGCTGACCGCGATGGTTACTCCGTTCAAGAAGGACGGCTCGCTGGACCTCGACGCCGCGGCGAGCCTGGCCAACCGGCTCGTCGACGCCGGCTGCGACGGCCTGGTGGTGTCGGGCACCACCGGTGAGGCCCCGACCACCACCGACGACGAGAAGCTGCAACTGCTGCGCACCGTGCTGGACGCGGTGGGGGACCGGGCCCGCATCATCGCCGGCGCCGGCACCTATGACACCGCCCACAGCGTGCGGTTGGCCAAGGCCTGTCAGGACGCCGGCGCGCACGGCCTGCTGCTGGTCACGCCGTACTATTCGCGGCCCCCGCAGGACGGTCTGTACGCACACTTCACCACCATCGCCGATGCGGTGGAGGTGCCGATCGTGCTCTACGACATTCCGCCGCGCTCTGTCGTGCCGCTGGCGTGGGACACCATCCGCCGACTCTCCGAGCACCGCAACATCGTCGCGATCAAGGACGCCAAGGGCGACCTGCACGGCGCGGCTCAGATCATCGCCGAGACCGGCCTGGCCTACTACTCCGGTGACGATTCGCTGAACCTGCCGTGGCTGGCGGTCGGCGCCGTCGGGTTCATCAGCGTGTGGGGGCATCTGGCAGCCGGTCAGCTGCGAGACATGCTGACGGCGTTCAATTCCGGCGACATGACCACCGCCCGCAAGATCGCCGTCACGCTGAGCCCGCTCAACGCGGCCCAGACGCGGCTGGGTGGAGTGAGCATGTCCAAGGCCGGGCTGCGGCTGCTGGGAATCGAGGTGGGGGATCCGCGGCTGCCGCAGGTGCCGCCCGGTCCCGAACAACTCCGGCTGCTGGCCGACGACATGCGGGCCGCGGCGGTGCTGCGCTAG
- a CDS encoding ribonuclease J has product MSVPIPPPDLGPPGPLERGGLRVTALGGIGEIGRNMTVFEHRGRLLIIDCGVLFPGHDEPGVDLILPDLRHIENRLDDVEALLLTHAHEDHIGAVPFLLKLRPDIPVVGSEFTLALVREKCREHRIKPKLVQVAEGQRSRHGVFEAQYFAVNHSIPGALAIALHTRAGTVLHTGDIKLDQLPLDGRPTDLPGMSRLGDEGVDLFLCDSTNSEIPGVGPSESEVGPNLHRLIRGAEGRVIIACFASNVDRVQQIIDAAVALGRRVAFVGRSMVRNMTIARELGYLRVADEDLLDIGAAEMMPPERVVLITTGTQGEPMSALSRMSRGEHRSITLTPGDLVVLSSSLIPGNEEAVYGVIDALAKIGARVVTNQQVRVHVSGHAYAGELLFLYNGVRPRNVMPVHGTWRHLRANAALAVRTGVPPESVLLAENGVSVDLVAGKARIAGAVPVGKMFVDGLITGDVGDATLGERLILSSGFVAVTVVVRRGTGRPAGPAHLLSRGFSEDPKALEPAAQKVEEELEKLAAERVTDPGRIAQAVRRTVGKWVGETYRRQPMIVPTVIEI; this is encoded by the coding sequence ATGTCGGTACCGATTCCACCGCCAGATCTGGGTCCGCCCGGTCCGCTCGAGCGTGGCGGGCTGCGGGTCACGGCGCTCGGCGGAATCGGTGAAATCGGCCGCAACATGACCGTTTTCGAACACCGCGGCCGGTTGCTGATCATCGACTGCGGGGTGTTGTTCCCCGGACACGACGAGCCCGGCGTCGATCTGATCCTGCCGGATCTGCGTCACATCGAGAACCGGCTCGACGACGTCGAGGCGCTGCTGCTCACCCACGCCCACGAGGACCACATCGGGGCGGTGCCGTTTCTGCTGAAACTGCGCCCCGACATCCCGGTGGTGGGCTCGGAGTTCACCCTGGCGCTGGTGCGGGAGAAGTGCCGCGAGCACCGCATCAAACCGAAGCTGGTCCAGGTCGCGGAGGGGCAGCGCAGCCGGCACGGGGTGTTCGAGGCGCAGTACTTCGCGGTCAACCACTCCATTCCCGGCGCCCTGGCGATCGCCCTGCACACCCGCGCCGGCACCGTGCTGCACACCGGTGACATCAAGCTCGATCAGCTGCCGCTGGACGGGCGCCCCACCGACCTGCCCGGCATGTCCCGGCTCGGGGACGAGGGCGTGGACCTGTTCCTGTGCGACTCCACCAACTCCGAGATCCCGGGTGTGGGGCCGTCCGAGAGCGAAGTCGGACCGAACCTGCACCGGTTGATCCGCGGCGCCGAGGGCCGGGTGATCATCGCCTGCTTCGCCTCCAACGTCGATCGGGTGCAACAGATCATCGACGCCGCGGTCGCGCTGGGCCGGCGGGTGGCGTTCGTGGGCCGGTCGATGGTGCGCAACATGACCATCGCCCGGGAACTGGGTTATCTGCGGGTGGCCGACGAGGATCTGCTCGACATCGGGGCCGCGGAGATGATGCCGCCCGAGCGGGTGGTGCTGATCACCACCGGCACCCAGGGCGAACCGATGTCGGCGCTGTCCCGGATGTCGCGCGGCGAGCACCGCAGCATCACCCTGACGCCCGGCGACCTGGTGGTGCTGTCGTCCTCGCTGATCCCCGGCAACGAAGAGGCCGTCTACGGTGTGATCGACGCGCTCGCCAAGATCGGCGCCCGCGTCGTCACCAATCAGCAAGTGCGCGTTCACGTCTCGGGCCACGCGTATGCGGGGGAGTTGCTGTTCCTCTACAACGGGGTGCGGCCGCGCAACGTGATGCCGGTGCACGGCACCTGGCGGCATCTGCGCGCCAACGCGGCGCTGGCGGTGCGTACCGGCGTGCCGCCGGAGTCGGTGCTGCTCGCCGAGAACGGGGTCAGCGTCGATCTGGTCGCCGGCAAGGCGCGCATCGCCGGGGCGGTGCCGGTGGGCAAGATGTTCGTCGACGGTCTGATCACCGGCGACGTCGGGGACGCGACCCTGGGCGAACGGCTGATCCTGTCGTCGGGTTTCGTGGCGGTGACCGTGGTGGTGCGGCGCGGGACCGGCCGTCCCGCCGGCCCGGCGCACCTGTTGTCGCGGGGATTCTCCGAGGACCCGAAGGCGCTGGAACCGGCCGCCCAGAAGGTCGAGGAAGAGCTGGAGAAGCTCGCCGCCGAGCGGGTCACCGATCCCGGCCGGATCGCGCAGGCGGTGCGGCGTACCGTCGGCAAGTGGGTGGGGGAGACCTACCGCCGGCAACCGATGATCGTGCCGACCGTCATCGAGATCTGA
- a CDS encoding Fur family transcriptional regulator — MSRATGLRSTRQRAAVSALLDKIDDFRSAQELHDELRRRGEVIGLTTVYRTLQSMAAAGLVDTLRTDTGESLYRRCSEDHHHHLVCRACGATVEVKGREVEAWAAAVADEHGYSDVSHTIEIFGRCPRCTAPPSNN, encoded by the coding sequence GTGAGCCGAGCCACCGGCCTCCGGTCCACCCGGCAACGGGCCGCGGTGTCGGCGCTGCTGGACAAGATCGACGACTTCCGATCCGCTCAGGAACTGCACGACGAACTCCGCCGGCGCGGTGAGGTCATCGGCCTTACCACGGTGTACCGCACCCTGCAGTCGATGGCGGCGGCCGGGCTGGTCGACACGCTGCGCACCGACACCGGTGAATCGCTGTACCGGCGGTGCTCCGAGGACCACCATCACCATCTGGTGTGCCGGGCGTGCGGCGCCACGGTGGAGGTGAAGGGCCGGGAGGTGGAGGCCTGGGCCGCCGCGGTCGCCGACGAGCACGGCTACTCCGACGTCAGCCACACCATCGAGATCTTCGGGCGGTGCCCACGCTGCACCGCGCCCCCCTCGAACAACTAG